The segment GCTTTCAGTGATGCGGACGCGATGGCCAAGCCCGGTGACAAACGCTTCCCCATCGTGCTTACCACTTACTGCCTCACCGAACACTGGTGCGGCGGCGGCGAAACGCGCAACACCCCCGTGCTGCTTGAGGCCGAGCCCCAGCAGTATGTGGAGATGAGCCCGCAGCTTGCCAAGGAAAAGGACATTGAAAACGGTGACGTCGTCATCGTGGAAAGCGCCCGAGGTCGAGTGGAAGCCGTGGCCATGGTCACCGTACGCATGCGGCCATTCAAGGTCGAAGGCAGAATCATCCATGAAGTTGGAATGCCCTTCTGCTTTGGCTGGACCACCCCCAAGTGCGGTGATGCCGTGAACAGACTGACCCCCTCGGTGGGCGATCCAAATACGACCATTCCGGAGTACAAGGCGTCACTGGTGAATATCCGAAAAGCCGACAAGGTGACGGAACTGTAGCGTTAACCGCCCGTCCGGGCCAGTCCCGGATCGGCACAGACTTAAGGAGTCGAACATGCCCAAGGCATTTCTCATCGACACCACGCGCTGCACGGCTTGCCGGGGATGCCAGGTTGCCTGCAAGGAATGGCACAACCTCCCTGCCGTGGAGACAAAGCAACGAGGGACCCATCAGAATCCGGCGGACCTGACGCCGTTCAACTATAAACTGGTTCGCTTCAGCGAGCACCTGATCGACGGAGTCGTCAAATGGTACTTCTTCCCGGATCAGTGTCGCCACTGTCTGGCCCCGCCCTGCGTGCAGGTTGCCGAGGACTATGCACCCGGCGCCATGATCCAGGACGATGAAACCGGTGCGATCATCTACACCGATCAGACAGCACGGCTGTCCGCTGAGGAGTTCGAGGAAATCCGGGAGTCATGCCCTTACGACATCCCGCGCCGAGATACAGCAACCGGGCGCGTGACCAAGTGCGACATGTGCATTGACCGCGTGAAGAACAACCTGAAGCCCATGTGCGTAACCACCTGCGCAATGGGTGCCATGGAGTTCGGCGAACGAGATGACATGCTGCGCCTGGCCGAAAAACGCCTGGCTACGGTCAAGAAGGAGTTCCCGAGAGCGTCGCTGGCAAACCCGGACGACGTCAACGTGATCTATCTTCTGGCCGACGAACCTGAACGTCTGCACAAGTACGCCATTGCCTCAGGTCTCGGAAAGATGAGCCGCAAGGATCTCTTCGCCAGATTGGCACGGCCGCTGACCAGACTGGGTTAGGTTTCAGGAGACACCTCCCTGAGAACCGGTGGGGGGCAATTGCCCCCCATCAACACCTGAAGAACAGGAGAGTCTCATGCTCGGCAACGCAGAAAACAAGCGTATCGAGAAAGGAATTGAGAGATTGGGAGCAACCAATGAATCATTGCGCGGCATCCTGGAAGCCTTCGAGCCCCTGCTCCTGGCTCAGGGACGCATGCGCACCGAACTGCTTACCGCTGGCCTGACGGCCATCCCTCCCGATCCTGCAGAGTTCACTCGTGGTATTCCCATCATGGTGGACAAACCCCTTGGCGATTGGGCCGATGCCTTCCTGACGGCAGCAAGAAAGATCTTCCCCGTCATGGCTCAAGCCTTTCCGGGGATATCCGACGCCCTCGGCCTGATCCTGCACAATCTGGAAACCGGAATGCTCGATCCCACCCCACTCATGGAAGCCTGTATCACCGGTGACGAGACAACCATTCGTGCTCTGGCCAAAAAATCAAAGTTGAACATCAAGGTTCTCGCCCTGGCGGGAGCCTACGCCATGCGCCCCATCATTCAGGTCTGCGGACGTGAG is part of the Desulfovibrio ferrophilus genome and harbors:
- a CDS encoding 4Fe-4S dicluster domain-containing protein, giving the protein MPKAFLIDTTRCTACRGCQVACKEWHNLPAVETKQRGTHQNPADLTPFNYKLVRFSEHLIDGVVKWYFFPDQCRHCLAPPCVQVAEDYAPGAMIQDDETGAIIYTDQTARLSAEEFEEIRESCPYDIPRRDTATGRVTKCDMCIDRVKNNLKPMCVTTCAMGAMEFGERDDMLRLAEKRLATVKKEFPRASLANPDDVNVIYLLADEPERLHKYAIASGLGKMSRKDLFARLARPLTRLG
- a CDS encoding formate dehydrogenase accessory protein FdhE, producing the protein MLGNAENKRIEKGIERLGATNESLRGILEAFEPLLLAQGRMRTELLTAGLTAIPPDPAEFTRGIPIMVDKPLGDWADAFLTAARKIFPVMAQAFPGISDALGLILHNLETGMLDPTPLMEACITGDETTIRALAKKSKLNIKVLALAGAYAMRPIIQVCGREAQEAMADHNWERGYCPVCGGLPHVALLKQSGVDDPYLKGHGAQRWLSCSRCITQWRFKRHACPHCGNEENDTLEYYQSQSNTTERADLCKACGHYLVTLDVREYLEEPQPDVAALGLIPLDILMQRKGYTPVADTAWNKLG